One Setaria viridis chromosome 5, Setaria_viridis_v4.0, whole genome shotgun sequence genomic region harbors:
- the LOC117857307 gene encoding putative L-cysteine desulfhydrase 1 — translation MASTPHGDTPENGDAAGPAKHPRAPITEAEIRAEFAHHDGAVARVNNGSFGCCPASVLAARSRWQRLFLSQPDAFYFHSLQPGLARSRAAVAAAVGAGGASEVSLVDNATTAAAIVMQHVAWSFAEGAFARGDAVLMLHYTYSSVKKSIHAYVARAGATVVEVPLPFPVASPGAVVAEFRAALTRAKAGCRSVRLAVIDHITSMPSVVIPVKELVAICREEGVDKVFVDAAHAIGQVPIDVRDIGADFYASNLHKWFFCPSAVAFLHIRKDDPIASELHHPVVSSEYGNGLPMESAWIGVRDYSAQLVVPDAVDFMSRFEGGIEGISRRNHDKVIEMGLMLAEAWGTFLGSPPEMCGSMVMIGLPGCLGIDSDDDAMKVRDMLRNDFKVEVPIFHNSRSVEGQEMAKDANGDQVTGYVRISHQVYNVREEYEVLRDAVNRLVLDGFSCSKLRPSGKVLSH, via the coding sequence ATGGCCTCGACTCCGCACGGCGACACGCCCGAGAACGGGGACGCCGCGGGCCCGGCGAAGCACCCCCGCGCGCCGATCACGGAGGCCGAGATCCGCGCCGAGTTCGCCCACCACGATGGCGCCGTTGCCCGCGTGAACAACGGCTCCTTCGGCTGCTGCCCGGCCTCGGTCCTCGCGGCGCGGTCGCGGTGGCAGCGCCTCTTCCTCTCGCAGCCCGATGCGTTCTACTTCCACTCCCTCCAGCCGGGGCTCGcccgctcgcgcgccgcggtggccgccgccgtcggggcgGGCGGTGCGTCCGAGGTGTCCCTCGTCGACAAcgccaccacggcggcggccatcgtcATGCAGCACGTGGCGTGGAGCTTCGCCGAGGGCGCCTTCGCGCGCGGCGACGCGGTGCTCATGCTCCACTACACCTACAGCTCCGTCAAGAAGTCCATCCACGCGTACGTGGCCCGCGCGGGCGCCACCGTCGTCGAGGTGCCGCTCCCGTTCCCCGTCGCGTCCCcgggcgccgtcgtcgccgagtTCCGCGCCGCGCTCACGCGCGCCAAGGCCGGTTGCCGGAGCGTCCGCCTCGCCGTCATCGACCACATCACCTCCATGCCCAGCGTTGTCATCCCCGTCAAGGAGCTCGTCGCCATCTGCCGCGAGGAGGGCGTGGACAAGGTCTTCGTCGACGCCGCGCACGCCATCGGCCAGGTCCCCATCGACGTGCGCGACATCGGCGCCGATTTCTACGCCAGCAACCTCCACAAGTGGTTCTTCTGCCCTTCCGCCGTGGCCTTCCTGCACATCCGCAAGGACGACCCCATCGCCTCGGAGCTCCACCACCCCGTCGTGTCGAGCGAGTACGGCAACGGGCTGCCCATGGAGAGCGCGTGGATCGGGGTGCGGGATTACAGTGCACAGCTCGTCGTGCCCGATGCCGTTGACTTCATGAGCCGGTTCGAGGGCGGCATCGAGGGGATAAGCAGACGGAACCATGACAAGGTCATCGAGATGGGCCTGATGCTCGCCGAGGCATGGGGGACGTTTctcggctcgccgccggagATGTGCGGAAGCATGGTTATGATCGGGCTGCCTGGTTGCCTTGGTATTGACAGCGACGATGACGCGATGAAGGTGAGGGACATGCTGAGGAACGATTTCAAAGTCGAGGTGCCAATATTCCACAATTCAAGAAGCGTTGAAGGACAGGAGATGGCCAAGGACGCGAATGGCGATCAAGTGACAGGGTACGTTAGAATCTCACATCAGGTTTACAATGTCAGGGAGGAGTATGAGGTCCTCAGGGATGCGGTTAACAggcttgttcttgatggtttcTCCTGCAGCAAGCTGAGACCTTCTGGCAAGGTGCTATCTCACTGA
- the LOC117857306 gene encoding putative L-cysteine desulfhydrase 1 — protein MASDPPPDDAAAAAAANGHDHDNGHGNGNGPSPAKRPRAVISAAEIRAEFAHHDAAVARVNNGSFGCCPASVLAAQAHWQRLFLAQPDAFYFHGLQQGLVRSRAAVAGAVGAGDVSEVSLVDNATTAAAIVLQHAAWSFAEGHFARGDAVLMLHYAYGAVKKSIHAYVARAGATVVEVPLPFPVASADAIIAEFRTALAVAKEGGRRVRLAVIDHITSMPSVVIPVKELVAICREEGVDKVFIDAAHSIGQVPVDVRDIGADFYTSNLHKWFFCPPAVAFLHTRKDDPIASQLHHPVVSHEYGNGLPMESGWIGTRDYSAQLVVSEAIDFVNRFEGGIEGIRTRNHEKVIEMGRMLAEAWGTFLGSPPELCGSMVMVGMPGCLGVESDDDAMRVRTMLRKDFQVEVPIYYNSRRVEGQEMAKDKSGDPVTGYVRISHQVYNVREDYERLRDAINKLVSEGFTSSKLRPSEKQES, from the exons atggcgtcggaccCGCCCCCCGACgatgcggctgcggctgcggccgcgAACGGCCACGACCACGACAACGGCCACGGCAACGGGAACGGACCGTCCCCGGCGAAGCGCCCCCGGGCGGTGATCTCGGCGGCCGAGATCCGCGCCGAGTTCGCGCACCACGACGCCGCCGTGGCGCGCGTCAACAACGGCAGCTTCGGCTGCTGCCCGGCCTCGGTCCTCGCCGCGCAGGCCCACTGGCAGCGCCTCTTCCTCGCGCAGCCCGACGCCTTCTACTTCCACGGCCTCCAGCAGGGGCTGGTccgctcgcgcgccgccgtcgccggggccgtcggcgccggcgacgtaTCGGAGGTCTCCCTCGTCGacaacgccaccaccgccgccgccatcgtcctcCAGCACGCCGCGTGGAGCTTCGCCGAGGGGCACTTCGCCCGCGGCGACGCGGTGCTCATGCTCCACTACGCCTACGGCGCCGTCAAGAAGTCCATCCACGCGTACGTCGCGCGCGCGGGGGCCACCGTCGTCGAGGTGCCCCTCCCGTTCCCCGTCGCGTCGGCCGACGCTATTATTGCCGAGTTCCGCACCGCGCTTGCCGTCGCCAAGGAAGGGGGCCGTAGGGTCCGGCTCGCGGTCATCGACCATATCACATCCATGCCTAGCGTTGTCATCCCGGTGAAGGAGCTCGTCGCAATCTGCCGAGAAGAGGGCGTTGACAAGGTATTTATTGACGCTGCGCACTCTATCGGCCAGGTCCCTGTGGACGTGCGTGACATTGGGGCTGATTTCTACACTAGCAACCTTCATAAGTGGTTCTTCTGTCCCCCTGCCGTGGCCTTTCTGCACACCCGCAAGGATGATCCGATAGCCTCCCAGCTTCACCACCCTGTTGTCTCGCATGAGTATGGGAATGGGCTGCCTATGGAGAGTGGATGGATTGGGACACGGGATTACAGTGCCCAGCTTGTTGTGTCTGAAGCTATCGATTTTGTAAATCGTTTTGAGGGAGGGATTGAGGGGATACGCACCCGGAACCATGAGAAAGTGATTGAGATGGGTAGGATGCTTGCTGAGGCGTGGGGGACATTTCTTGGCTCGCCACCTGAATTGTGCGGGAGCATGGTTATGGTGGGGATGCCAGGTTGCCTTGGTGTCGAGAGTGATGATGATGCAATGAGAGTGAGGACTATGTTGAGGAAGGACTTCCAGGTGGAGGTGCCAATATACTACAATTCAAGAAGGGTGGAAGGGCAGGAGATGGCAAAGGACAAGAGTGGTGATCCAGTGACAGGGTATGTGAGGATCTCACACCAGGTGTACAATGTCAGGGAGGACTACGAGAGACTAAGAGATGCTATCAATAAACTTGTTTCTGAGGGATTCACCAGCAGCAAGTTGCGGCCTTCAGAGAAG CAAGAATCTTAG
- the LOC117854409 gene encoding uncharacterized protein → MLVIYAPTLVEGARARLLAVAVLFVHRYSGSMPLSTTLLIPSCYLFNGVAMIYVQRQRLSRGLSEPAVDLLYPGALVFAVDTAGNFYHHHLLSRLRAAGGGDKGYKIPRGGLFELVACPQYLFEIIGFAMISADDG, encoded by the exons ATGCTCGTCATCTACGCCCCAACGCTCGTCGAAGGCGCCCGCGCGcggctcctcgccgtcgcc GTTCTGTTCGTGCACCGGTACAGCGGGAGCATGCCACTGAGCACGACCCTGCTAATCCCCTCCTGCTACCTGTTCAACGGCGTGGCCATGATCTACGTGCAGCGCCAGCGCCTGAGCCGCGGCCTCTCGGAGCCCGCCGTCGACCTGCTCTACCCCGGCGCACTCGTCTTCGCCGTCGACACCGCCGGTAACttctaccaccaccacctcctctcgAGGCTtcgagccgccggcggcggcgacaagggGTACAAGATCCCCCGGGGCGGCCTGTTCGAGCTCGTCGCCTGCCCGCAGTACCTCTTCGAGATCATCGGGTTCGCAATGATCTCGGCAGACGAT GGTTGA
- the LOC117857921 gene encoding aspartic proteinase, whose amino-acid sequence MGQKHLVLLTCFWILSCALLLHASSDGLLRININKKSLDKEALTAAKLARQESHLRRFGGSRQSLGSSNDDIVPLDNYLDTQYFGEIGIGTPPQNFTVIFDTGSSNLWVPSSRCYFSIACYLHHRYRSAKSRTYKRNGETCTITYGSGQIAGFFSEDNVLVGNLVVKNQKFIETTRETSPTFIIGKFDGILGLGFPEISVGGAPPIWQSMKEQKLIAKDVFSFWLNRDPDASVGGELVFGGFDPKHYKGRHTYVPVTRKGYWQFDMGDLLIGGHSTGYCAGGCAAIVDSGTSLLAGPTTIVAQINHAIGAEGIISTECKEVVREYGEMILELLIAQTSPQKVCTQIGLCVFDGTHSVSNPIESVVEKQKSSDLFCTACEMAVIWIQNQLRENKTKELILNYANQLCERLPSPNGESTVDCHQISKMPNLAFTIANKTFTLTPEQYIVKLEQAGQTICISGFMAFDIPPPRGPLWILGDVFMGAYHTVFDFGENRIGFAKSA is encoded by the exons ATGGGGCAGAAGCATCTTGTGTTGCTCacttgtttttggatcctgTCATGTGCCTTGCTGCTTCATGCTTCCTCCGATGGACTGCTAAGAATCAACATCAATAAGAAGAGTCTGGACAAGGAAGCTTTGACTGCTGCTAAATTGGCTAGGCAGGAGAGTCACCTTCGAAGGTTCGGTGGCTCTCGCCAATCTCTCGGTTCCTCAAACGATGATATAGTTCCCTTGGACAACTACCTGGACACTCAGTACTTTGGAGAGATCGGCATCGGCACGCCACCACAGAACTTCACGGTGATATTTGACACTGGAAGCTCCAACTTGTGGGTTCCCTCGTCGAGGTGCTATTTTTCA ATAGCATGCTACTTACACCACAGATACAGATCAGCCAAGTCAAGGACTTACAAAAGGAATG GGGAAACTTGCACAATAACATATGGTTCTGGGCAAATTGCTGGCTTCTTCAGTGAAGACAATGTGTTAGTCGGCAACCTCGTTGTCAAAAATCAG AAGTTCATTGAGACGACCCGTGAAACCAGCCCTACTTTTATCATTGGAAAGTTTGATGGAATTCTTGGCCTTGGATTTCCTGAAATTTCTGTGGGAGGAGCCCCTCCGATTTG GCAGAGCATGAAAGAGCAAAAGCTGATCGCAAAGGATGTTTTCTCGTTCTGGCTTAACCGTGATCCTGATGCATCTGTGGGAGGTGAACTTGTCTTTGGCGGTTTTGACCCAAAGCACTACAAGGGAAGGCACACATATGTCCCTGTTACTCGCAAAGGCTACTGGCAGTTTGACATGGGGGATCTTCTGATTGGTGGCCACTCGACAGGTTACTGTGCTGGTGGTTGTGCTGCTATTGTTGACTCAGGGACTTCACTGCTTGCTGGTCCAACT ACCATAGTGGCTCAAATCAATCATGCAATTGGGGCTGAGGGGATCATCAGCACAGAATGCAAAGAAGTGGTGAGAGAGTATGGAGAGATGATCCTTGAGTTGCTCATAGCGCAG ACTAGTCCACAAAAGGTGTGCACTCAGATCGGTCTCTGTGTGTTCGATGGTACCCATTCTGTCAG CAACCCAATTGAATCAGTTGTCGAGAAACAAAAGAGTTCTGATCTTTTCTGTACTGCTTGTGAGATGGCTGTTATCTGGATACAGAATCAACTCCGAGAAAACAAAACTAAAGAGCTCATTTTGAACTATGCTAATCAG CTCTGTGAGCGCCTCCCTAGCCCCAATGGTGAATCAACAGTCGACTGCCATCAGATCTCAAAGATGCCAAATCTTGCATTCACCATAGCGAACAAGACTTTCACCTTAACACCAGAGCAG TACATTGTGAAGCTGGAGCAAGCAGGCCAAACCATCTGTATCAGTGGGTTCATGGCATTCGACATACCGCCTCCTCGTGGCCCGCTCTG GATACTTGGGGACGTGTTCATGGGCGCGTACCACACCGTTTTCGACTTCGGCGAGAACAGGATCGGGTTCGCCAAGTCTGCCTGA
- the LOC117855035 gene encoding polynucleotide 5'-hydroxyl-kinase NOL9, which produces MDTGGDCSGGGGLEEEAARREREWEEVVEAVAYDSCTWPPPVVAVCGPGNSGKSAFCRLLLNTLIARYRKVGYLDIDVGQPEFTPPGFVSLHVLEEQAKDLTILYLRNPKRCFFFGDVCAKRNPKLLLTYIFDLYDYFLKEFYCFREVDNPEKSAIPLVINTSGWVKGTGFYVLTEMLKYVSPTHVIRVSTTVEHKNLPGGTFWMNQYDADPPINLVEIGAAHNSPRHLLVKKEAKITRDLRLMAYFRQCLPRDFNISCFDDLIRGFVSIHPFQLRLSKIHVIDLHRQVSGTDAHRFLSGTIIGMATSASPLLSIECSTPCCIGLGFIKAVHISEDCIHLITPVSHKLMEKVNIIFQSCIAVPSCLLQVSDTLSDITGRLLKL; this is translated from the exons ATGGATACGGGAGGCgactgcagcggcggcgggggactggaggaggaagcggcgcggAGGGAGCGGGAGTGGGAGGAGGTGGTCGAGGCGGTGGCGTACGACTCCTGCACCTGGCCGCCGCCAGTCGTCGCGGTGTGCGGCCCGGGGAACAGCGGCAAGTCCGCCTTCTGCCGCCTCCTGCTCAACACCCTCATCGCAAG GTACAGAAAGGTTGGATACCTGGATATTGATGTTGGTCAGCCTGAGTTCACCCCTCCAGGGTTTGTGTCACTCCACGTACTTGAGGAACAAGCTAAAG ATTTGACAATTCTGTATTTGCGCAATCCAAAGAG GTGCTTCTTTTTCGGCGATGTCTGTGCAAAAAGAAACCCAAAACTTCTCTTGACCTACATATTTGACCTCTATGACTATTTCCTTAAAGAGTTTTACTGCTTTCGTGAGGTTGATAATCCTGAGAAATCAGCCATTCCACTTGTTATCAATACTTCAGGATGGGTAAAAG GTACTGGGTTTTATGTGCTAACAGAGATGTTgaaatatgtatccccaactCACGTTATTCGGGTATCTACCACAGTAGAGCATAAAAATTTACCAGGTGGAACGTTTTGGATGAACCAATATGATGCAGATCCACCAATTAATTTAGTTGAAATTGGTGCAGCACATAATTCTCCTCGTCA TTTATTAGTAAAGAAAGAGGCAAAGATTACTCGCGACCTCAGGCTGATGGCTTACTTCAGGCAGTGCTTACCAAGAGACTTTAATATATCCTGTTTTGATGATTTAATTCGAGGCTTTGTTTCCATACATCCATTTCAGCTTCGTCTGTCAAAAATACATGTTATTGATCTACACCGCCAG GTTTCTGGTACTGATGCACATCGCTTCTTGAGTGGTACAATTATTGGTATGGCAACAAGTGCCTCTCCTCTTTTGTCAATCGAGTGTTCCACTCCTTGCTGCATTGGACTGG GTTTTATCAAAGCTGTACATATTTCAGAAGACTGCATTCATTTGATCACACCAGTTTCTCACAAGCTCATGGAAAAGGTCAACATCATTTTTCAAAGCTGTATTGCAGTTCCTAGTTGCCTCTTGCAG GTGTCTGATACATTAAGCGATATAACAGGCAGGCTGCTGAAGCTCTAG